The Paracoccus sediminicola genome has a segment encoding these proteins:
- a CDS encoding NAD(P)/FAD-dependent oxidoreductase yields MREKLAGGFRRAYGGGMECDILIIGGGAAGLFCAGSAQAQGARVVVLDHAKRPAEKIRISGGGRCNFTNLATTRERFLSANPRFCASALAGYRPQDFVALVDRAGIAWHEKTLGQLFCDGKATQITEMLIRRMNGAELWLDTALNGLTRGPDGFSAQSSRGVVRAGRVVVASGAKSIPKMGATGLGYDLARQFGLGIVETRPGLVPLTFAEQDLALCKPLAGVSVEAEIRHGKTRFRDALLFTHRGLSGPAVLQISSFWQPGDMIEIDLCPQADLAAALRDRRGQGGRVGIATVLGAHLPARLAEAIAADLGLAGARLADQNNKTLDRIAQRIHRWQVRPVGSEGYRTAEVTVGGVDTTYLDARTMQARDVPGLYFIGECVDVTGWLGGYNFQWAWASAHAAGVSLAGGGR; encoded by the coding sequence ATGCGCGAAAAACTTGCGGGCGGATTTCGCCGCGCGTATGGCGGCGGGATGGAGTGCGATATTCTCATCATCGGCGGCGGCGCGGCGGGGCTGTTCTGCGCGGGCAGTGCGCAGGCGCAGGGCGCGCGGGTCGTGGTGCTGGACCATGCAAAGCGCCCGGCTGAAAAGATCCGCATCTCGGGCGGCGGTCGCTGCAACTTCACCAATTTGGCGACGACGCGAGAGCGGTTCCTGTCCGCCAATCCCCGCTTCTGCGCTTCGGCTCTTGCCGGATACCGCCCGCAGGACTTCGTGGCGCTCGTGGATCGGGCCGGCATTGCCTGGCATGAAAAGACGCTGGGCCAGCTGTTCTGTGACGGCAAGGCGACGCAGATCACCGAGATGCTGATCCGCCGGATGAACGGGGCCGAGCTGTGGCTCGACACCGCGCTGAACGGCCTGACACGCGGTCCTGACGGGTTCTCGGCGCAGAGCTCGCGCGGGGTCGTGCGGGCCGGGCGGGTGGTCGTCGCCTCGGGCGCGAAGTCGATCCCGAAGATGGGGGCGACCGGGCTGGGCTATGATCTTGCGCGGCAATTCGGGCTGGGAATTGTCGAGACCCGCCCCGGCCTCGTGCCGCTGACCTTTGCCGAACAGGATCTGGCACTGTGCAAGCCTCTGGCGGGCGTCTCGGTCGAGGCCGAGATCCGGCACGGCAAGACCCGCTTCCGCGACGCGCTGCTGTTCACCCATCGCGGGCTGTCGGGGCCGGCGGTGTTGCAGATTTCCAGCTTCTGGCAACCGGGCGACATGATCGAGATCGACCTCTGCCCGCAAGCCGATCTGGCCGCCGCTCTGCGTGACCGGCGCGGGCAGGGCGGGCGCGTGGGTATCGCCACGGTGCTGGGCGCGCATCTGCCCGCCCGGCTGGCCGAGGCGATCGCCGCCGATCTGGGCCTCGCCGGCGCAAGGCTGGCCGATCAGAACAACAAGACGTTGGACCGGATCGCGCAGCGCATCCATCGCTGGCAGGTCCGACCCGTGGGATCAGAAGGTTACCGCACCGCCGAGGTCACGGTGGGCGGGGTCGATACGACATATCTCGACGCCAGGACCATGCAGGCGCGCGACGTGCCGGGTCTGTATTTCATCGGCGAATGCGTCGATGTGACGGGCTGGCTTGGCGGGTATAATTTCCAATGGGCCTGGGCCTCGGCCCATGCGGCGGGGGTTTCGCTGGCAGGCGGCGGGCGCTAG
- the tgt gene encoding tRNA guanosine(34) transglycosylase Tgt, whose product MSKFSFTLNATDGRARTGVIETPRGEIRTPAFMPVGTAATVKAMLPDSVRATGADILLGNTYHLMLRPGAERIERLGGLHRFMNWDRPILTDSGGFQVMSLADLRKLTEDGVTFASHVDGSRYVLSPETSMEIQRQLGSDIVMAFDECPALPATEARQAEAMRLSMRWAQRSRDAFGERPGHALFGIMQGGVLRHLREESAEALKAIGFDGYAIGGLAVGEGQEAMFGVLDYATDLLPQAQPRYLMGVGKPDDVVGAVQRGVDMMDCVLPSRSGRTGQAWTRRGQINIKNARHADDPRPLDEDCTCPACTGYSRAYLHHVFRAKEMISGMLLTWHNLHYYQDLMEGLRAAIAAGTLDDFVAGFHAARAQGDIAPL is encoded by the coding sequence ATGAGCAAGTTTTCCTTCACCCTGAACGCCACGGATGGGCGCGCCCGGACCGGCGTGATCGAAACCCCTCGCGGCGAGATCCGCACGCCCGCCTTCATGCCGGTCGGCACGGCGGCGACGGTCAAGGCGATGCTGCCTGACTCGGTCCGCGCGACCGGGGCCGATATCCTGCTGGGCAACACCTATCACCTGATGCTGCGCCCCGGTGCCGAGCGGATCGAGCGGCTTGGCGGTTTGCATCGATTCATGAACTGGGACCGCCCGATCCTGACCGATTCCGGCGGCTTCCAGGTGATGAGCCTTGCCGATCTGCGCAAGCTGACCGAGGACGGGGTGACCTTCGCCAGCCATGTGGACGGCTCGCGCTATGTCCTGTCCCCCGAAACCAGCATGGAGATCCAACGTCAGCTTGGCTCGGACATCGTCATGGCCTTCGACGAATGCCCGGCCCTGCCCGCGACCGAGGCGCGTCAGGCCGAGGCGATGCGGCTGTCGATGCGGTGGGCGCAGCGTTCGCGCGATGCCTTCGGCGAGCGGCCCGGCCATGCGCTGTTCGGCATCATGCAGGGCGGTGTTCTGCGCCATCTGCGAGAGGAAAGCGCCGAGGCGCTGAAAGCAATCGGCTTCGACGGCTATGCGATTGGCGGGCTGGCCGTAGGCGAGGGGCAAGAGGCGATGTTCGGCGTGCTGGACTATGCCACCGATCTGCTGCCGCAGGCGCAGCCGCGTTATCTGATGGGCGTCGGCAAGCCCGACGATGTGGTCGGTGCTGTGCAGCGCGGGGTGGACATGATGGATTGCGTGCTGCCTTCACGCTCGGGGCGGACCGGGCAGGCCTGGACCCGGCGCGGGCAGATCAACATCAAGAACGCGCGCCATGCCGACGATCCCCGCCCGCTCGATGAAGATTGCACATGCCCGGCCTGCACCGGCTATAGCCGTGCCTATCTGCACCATGTCTTTCGCGCCAAAGAGATGATCTCGGGGATGCTGCTGACCTGGCATAACCTGCATTATTACCAGGACCTCATGGAGGGGCTGCGCGCGGCCATCGCGGCCGGCACACTGGATGACTTCGTGGCCGGTTTCCACGCGGCGCGGGCGCAGGGCGACATTGCGCCGCTTTGA
- a CDS encoding Hint domain-containing protein gives MATGYLVNLGADNSAWDGDSIATTPTNFDPAAAAAGSETATIGGASWKITGTLADGTEVTDQTMGGVFMTDAAGKLYFVPDDEIDSISSAEVETSPVYNGPETFSSGGSTRLSSSPDTYDGNNGSNQITGGPRDDINPDDRDVLNGGDGNDTLYGRSGWDRLIGGAGNDSFNGGNGADIVDYSSATSGINLDLTQINGKTVTNAQTGGSGSDYFNGNDGLIGSRFDDYMRGYAGTGVDRDDSVWTNYFDGGAGNDTIDGNSGGDLLFGGAGDDSIIGGTFNSTQYDYDDQIFGGDGNDRIFGDDTAGTATDGGSDLIQGGDGNDTIIAGAGNDEVFGGADDDSISGNTGDDTVYGGSGNDFVDGDSGNDSIDGGTGDDRAIGGSGNDTIKGGDGNDELSGGSSNDRIEGGDGDDLLHGDSGNDVVEGGAGNDQIYGDTGSDTLSGGDGDDVLYVGSGDNASGGNDSDSFDVDLSRLTPGETITIDGGSGQTTGVDFDKIVLGPGLESVSGSVDATLDADGDSYSGSYLVTDGTNNYRIVFREIEHPVCFTRGTMIETETGLAPIEEIRVGDMVRTKDHGLKPVLWIGCREMSPQTLEQHPEMRPIRITAGALGPGYPARDLCVSPQHRILVKSRIAIRMFGEEEVLIAAKKLLGVAGIQPAEHAGAVEYYHMLFDRHEIVFANGAEAESLFTGPEALKNLSPEARDEILTIFPELSDLDYRAQLARSCPGGRRVAQAVARHVKNGKPLFDAASL, from the coding sequence ATGGCGACGGGTTATCTTGTAAATCTTGGTGCAGACAATTCGGCTTGGGACGGCGACAGCATCGCCACCACACCGACCAATTTCGACCCGGCCGCTGCCGCAGCGGGCAGCGAAACCGCGACCATCGGCGGGGCGAGCTGGAAGATCACCGGGACGCTTGCCGACGGCACCGAGGTGACCGACCAGACCATGGGCGGCGTATTCATGACCGACGCGGCAGGCAAGCTCTACTTCGTGCCCGATGACGAGATCGACAGTATTTCATCCGCAGAGGTCGAAACCTCGCCGGTCTATAACGGACCCGAGACATTCTCGTCCGGGGGCTCTACCCGGCTCAGTTCATCGCCCGATACCTATGACGGCAATAACGGCTCCAACCAGATCACTGGCGGTCCAAGAGACGATATCAATCCCGATGACCGCGACGTCCTGAACGGCGGGGACGGGAATGACACCCTGTATGGCAGGTCAGGCTGGGACAGGCTGATCGGAGGCGCCGGCAACGATTCTTTCAACGGTGGCAACGGGGCGGATATCGTCGATTACAGCAGCGCCACCTCTGGCATTAACCTGGACCTGACCCAGATCAACGGCAAGACGGTCACCAATGCGCAGACCGGAGGATCCGGGAGCGATTATTTCAACGGAAATGACGGCCTCATCGGATCGCGATTCGACGACTACATGCGGGGCTATGCCGGAACCGGTGTCGACCGCGACGACAGCGTCTGGACGAATTATTTCGACGGCGGCGCGGGCAATGACACGATCGACGGCAATAGCGGCGGCGACCTGCTGTTTGGCGGCGCGGGCGATGACAGCATTATCGGCGGCACGTTCAACAGCACGCAGTATGACTATGACGACCAGATCTTCGGCGGCGACGGCAATGACCGGATCTTCGGCGACGATACGGCTGGCACCGCCACCGATGGTGGCAGCGACCTGATTCAGGGCGGAGACGGCAATGACACCATAATCGCGGGCGCCGGCAATGACGAGGTGTTCGGCGGCGCCGATGACGACAGCATCAGCGGCAATACCGGCGACGACACGGTCTATGGCGGCTCCGGGAATGACTTTGTCGATGGCGATTCCGGAAACGATTCGATTGACGGCGGCACCGGGGATGATCGCGCCATCGGTGGCTCGGGCAATGACACGATCAAGGGCGGCGACGGCAATGACGAGCTGTCCGGCGGTTCGAGCAACGACCGGATCGAAGGCGGCGATGGCGACGATCTGCTGCATGGAGACAGCGGCAACGATGTCGTCGAGGGCGGTGCAGGCAACGACCAGATCTACGGTGATACCGGCTCGGATACCCTGTCGGGCGGCGATGGGGATGACGTTCTTTATGTCGGTTCGGGCGACAACGCCTCGGGCGGCAATGACAGCGACAGTTTCGATGTCGATCTGAGCCGCCTGACCCCGGGCGAGACGATCACCATCGATGGCGGCAGCGGGCAGACGACCGGGGTCGATTTCGACAAGATCGTGCTCGGGCCGGGGCTGGAAAGCGTGTCGGGCAGTGTCGATGCGACGCTGGATGCGGATGGCGATTCCTATTCCGGCAGCTATCTGGTCACCGATGGCACCAATAATTATCGTATCGTGTTTCGCGAGATCGAGCATCCGGTCTGCTTCACCCGCGGCACGATGATCGAGACCGAGACCGGCCTCGCCCCGATCGAGGAGATCCGCGTGGGCGACATGGTGCGCACCAAGGATCACGGGCTGAAACCGGTCCTGTGGATCGGCTGCCGCGAGATGTCGCCGCAGACGCTAGAACAGCATCCCGAGATGCGGCCGATCCGGATCACGGCGGGTGCGCTGGGGCCGGGATATCCTGCCCGCGATCTTTGCGTGTCTCCGCAGCATCGCATCCTGGTGAAATCGCGCATTGCGATCCGGATGTTCGGAGAGGAAGAGGTTCTCATCGCCGCGAAGAAGCTGCTTGGCGTTGCCGGTATACAGCCTGCGGAACATGCCGGCGCGGTTGAATATTATCACATGCTCTTCGACCGCCACGAGATCGTCTTTGCCAATGGCGCCGAGGCGGAGTCGCTGTTTACCGGACCCGAGGCGCTGAAGAACCTGTCTCCCGAGGCACGCGACGAAATCCTGACGATTTTCCCCGAGCTGAGCGATCTCGATTATCGCGCCCAGCTCGCGCGGAGCTGCCCCGGCGGGCGGCGCGTGGCTCAGGCCGTCGCGCGCCATGTGAAGAACGGCAAGCCGCTTTTTGACGCGGCGTCGCTCTAG
- the rnd gene encoding ribonuclease D, translating to MTEFTTLTTTEALAQFCEQAKTQPYVTIDTEFLRERTFYSRLCLIQMALPPASDGKSADGPAVLVDPLSYGLSLAPLYDLFRHEATVKVFHAARQDLEIFFHDAGIFPTPLFDTQVAAMVCGFGEQVGYETLVRKIAKDNLDKSSRFTDWSQRPLSKAQQSYAIADVTHLRAIYESLKSQIEKSGRESWVAEEVAVLVDPETYITRPEDAWKRVRTRSNSPRFMAIIRKLAEFREEYAQSRNVPRSRVFKDDALVELASTKPKTEAELGKSRLLLREGRKPEIAQGILAAVKAGLEDPDPPRVPKEQPGPPGNGALGELLRVLLKAKAEAARVAPKLIATTSDLDAIAQGARDVPALQGWRAEVFGRDALRLAEGQIALSAAGGAVQVVELP from the coding sequence ATGACCGAATTTACAACTCTCACCACGACCGAGGCGCTCGCCCAGTTCTGCGAGCAGGCAAAGACCCAGCCCTATGTCACCATCGACACCGAGTTTCTCCGCGAACGGACCTTCTATTCCCGGCTCTGCCTGATCCAGATGGCGCTGCCGCCGGCCTCTGACGGCAAATCCGCGGACGGCCCGGCCGTTCTGGTCGATCCGCTGTCCTACGGCCTCTCGCTGGCGCCGCTCTATGATCTGTTCCGCCACGAGGCGACGGTAAAGGTATTCCACGCCGCGCGGCAGGATCTGGAGATCTTCTTTCACGATGCCGGGATCTTCCCGACCCCGCTTTTCGACACCCAGGTCGCAGCAATGGTCTGCGGCTTCGGCGAGCAGGTCGGCTACGAGACGCTGGTGCGCAAGATCGCCAAGGATAATCTGGACAAATCCTCGCGCTTCACCGACTGGTCGCAACGCCCTCTTTCGAAGGCGCAGCAGAGCTATGCCATCGCCGATGTCACGCATCTTCGCGCCATCTATGAATCGCTGAAGTCGCAGATCGAGAAATCCGGACGGGAAAGCTGGGTCGCGGAAGAGGTCGCGGTGCTGGTCGATCCCGAAACCTATATCACCCGGCCCGAGGACGCCTGGAAGCGGGTGCGCACGCGTTCGAACTCTCCGCGCTTCATGGCCATTATCCGCAAGCTGGCCGAGTTCCGCGAGGAATATGCGCAAAGCCGCAACGTGCCGCGCTCGCGGGTGTTCAAGGATGATGCTCTGGTCGAGCTGGCCTCGACCAAACCCAAGACCGAAGCCGAGCTGGGCAAGTCCCGGCTGCTGCTGCGCGAGGGGCGCAAGCCCGAGATTGCGCAGGGAATCCTGGCCGCGGTGAAGGCCGGGCTGGAAGATCCGGACCCGCCCCGCGTGCCCAAGGAACAGCCCGGCCCGCCCGGCAATGGCGCGCTGGGAGAGCTTTTGCGCGTGCTGCTGAAGGCCAAGGCCGAAGCCGCGCGCGTGGCGCCGAAGCTGATCGCGACCACGTCCGACCTCGATGCGATTGCACAGGGCGCGCGCGACGTCCCGGCGCTTCAGGGCTGGCGGGCCGAGGTGTTCGGCCGCGATGCGCTGCGGCTGGCCGAGGGGCAGATCGCGCTTTCCGCGGCGGGCGGCGCGGTGCAGGTGGTCGAGCTGCCGTGA
- a CDS encoding GNAT family N-acetyltransferase has translation MLALRPPMLEDVDAITAALQDPDAARWLSSLPQPYRREDAVEFVLHLAGPEDRAITVNGRFVGMIRVGGDLGYWIAPGYRRRGIASRAVCMALHQGFAAGAQTVTACYFNDNHASAAVLRRAGFRPDGTRMETRRADGARLEQQVMRITREAFLLALEIRTPRCRIGMMRDADLGALHDIVTRPEIARMLMRFHPGQSLSDLRCLLRPETDPLRRPMRLAVRFEGRCIGSIGLDKGAVPPIFYFLSPEMAGQGIATEIVPAFCDAVQEWFGLARLGAEVFADNPASRRVLEKSGFQVTRDDLFLSAGRRAPGAGWVMERGGV, from the coding sequence ATGCTGGCGCTGCGTCCGCCAATGCTGGAGGATGTCGACGCCATCACCGCAGCCTTGCAGGATCCGGACGCGGCGCGCTGGCTGAGCTCGCTGCCGCAGCCCTATCGCCGTGAGGATGCGGTGGAATTCGTCCTTCATCTGGCCGGGCCGGAGGATCGGGCGATTACCGTCAACGGGCGCTTCGTCGGAATGATCCGGGTCGGGGGCGATCTGGGCTATTGGATCGCGCCCGGATATCGCCGCCGCGGCATCGCCAGCCGCGCCGTCTGCATGGCGCTGCATCAGGGATTCGCCGCCGGAGCCCAAACCGTCACGGCTTGCTATTTCAACGACAATCACGCCTCGGCCGCGGTGCTGCGGCGGGCGGGGTTCCGCCCCGACGGGACACGGATGGAAACGCGGCGGGCCGACGGTGCCCGGCTGGAACAGCAGGTGATGCGCATCACCCGCGAGGCCTTTCTTCTGGCGCTCGAAATCCGCACCCCGCGCTGCCGGATCGGGATGATGCGCGACGCGGATCTGGGCGCTCTGCACGACATCGTCACACGGCCAGAGATCGCGCGGATGCTGATGCGGTTTCATCCCGGCCAGAGCCTGTCGGATCTGCGATGCCTGCTGCGCCCGGAAACCGACCCGTTGCGCCGCCCGATGCGGCTGGCGGTCCGCTTCGAGGGACGCTGCATCGGCTCGATCGGGCTCGACAAGGGCGCGGTGCCGCCGATCTTCTATTTCCTGTCGCCCGAGATGGCCGGGCAGGGGATCGCCACCGAAATCGTCCCGGCCTTCTGCGACGCGGTGCAGGAATGGTTCGGCCTGGCCCGGCTCGGGGCAGAGGTATTCGCTGATAATCCCGCCTCGCGCCGGGTGTTGGAAAAATCGGGCTTCCAAGTCACCCGCGACGATCTGTTCCTGTCGGCGGGGCGGCGCGCGCCGGGTGCGGGCTGGGTGATGGAGCGCGGCGGCGTCTGA
- a CDS encoding beta-ketoacyl-ACP synthase III — translation MTIRSVIRATGQYLPERIVENSWFEDKVDTSDEWIRSRTGIERRHFAAEGETTSQMAIRAAEDALNRAGMSADQIDALIVATSTPDLTFPSVATMVQAGLSLKTGFAFDVQAVCAGFVFALANADGMIRSGQAQRVLVIGAETFSRILDWEDRGTCVLFGDGAGAVVLEAAEGERGILASDLNSDGSYREILYVDGGVSTTGNAGKLRMQGNVLFRHAVEKLAETAHAAIDKAGLTPQDVDWLVPHQANARIIAATAQRMHLPMEKVILTVADHGNTSAASIPLALAVADAAGRFSKGDVIVTEAIGGGLSWGSVVLRW, via the coding sequence GTGACCATCCGCTCTGTGATTCGGGCCACCGGGCAATATCTTCCGGAACGCATCGTCGAAAACAGCTGGTTCGAGGACAAGGTCGATACCAGCGACGAATGGATCCGCAGCCGCACCGGGATCGAGCGCCGCCATTTCGCCGCCGAGGGGGAGACCACCTCGCAAATGGCCATCCGCGCCGCCGAGGATGCGCTGAACCGGGCCGGGATGAGCGCCGACCAGATCGACGCGCTGATCGTGGCCACCTCGACACCCGATCTGACCTTTCCCTCGGTCGCAACGATGGTGCAGGCCGGGCTGTCGCTGAAAACCGGCTTTGCCTTCGACGTTCAGGCGGTCTGCGCCGGGTTCGTCTTTGCGCTGGCCAATGCGGACGGGATGATCCGTTCCGGTCAGGCGCAACGGGTTCTGGTCATCGGGGCCGAGACGTTCAGCCGCATTCTCGACTGGGAGGATCGCGGCACCTGCGTGCTGTTCGGCGACGGTGCCGGGGCGGTGGTGCTGGAAGCCGCCGAGGGCGAGCGCGGCATTCTCGCCAGCGATCTGAACAGCGACGGCTCTTACCGCGAGATCCTTTACGTGGATGGCGGCGTCTCGACCACCGGCAATGCCGGCAAGCTGCGGATGCAGGGCAATGTGCTGTTCCGCCACGCCGTCGAGAAGCTGGCCGAGACCGCCCATGCGGCGATCGACAAGGCCGGGCTGACGCCACAGGATGTCGATTGGCTGGTGCCCCATCAGGCCAACGCCCGGATCATCGCCGCGACCGCGCAGCGCATGCATCTGCCGATGGAAAAGGTGATCCTGACCGTCGCCGATCATGGCAACACCTCTGCCGCCTCGATCCCGCTGGCGCTCGCCGTGGCAGATGCTGCCGGCCGCTTTTCCAAGGGCGATGTGATCGTGACCGAAGCGATTGGCGGCGGGCTAAGCTGGGGCAGCGTCGTGCTCCGCTGGTAG
- the plsX gene encoding phosphate acyltransferase PlsX, translating to MAQSAEHDAPRRPSTGGSVVISVDAMGGDQGPAVILDGIAKSADKNPDISFIVHGPRAELERLLAKRSDLTGRCEIRDAEGVVTMDDKPGQVIRNARGTSMWSAIESVRAGEATVAVSCGNTGALMALSTIRLRKLPGVNRPAIACLWPSRNPQGFNVMLDVGADIRADAPDLLQYALMGSAYARNGLGVERPRVGLLNVGTEEHKGRAEMKEAHELILGAQEDGNFDYVGFVEGGDLPSDRTDVIVTDGFTGNVALKTGEGTAKLVGDFLKEAFANSIMSKFAALLALSSLKRLQKRIDPRRVNGGVFLGLNGMVVKSHGSADATGVSAAIKLAFRLAQSGFQDRLAERVARAAAEVEEAATPRTDPRREDQIS from the coding sequence ATGGCCCAGTCCGCGGAACATGATGCACCACGCCGCCCCTCGACCGGGGGCAGCGTGGTCATTTCCGTTGACGCAATGGGTGGCGACCAGGGCCCGGCGGTGATCCTCGACGGGATCGCCAAAAGCGCCGACAAGAACCCTGATATCAGTTTCATCGTGCACGGCCCCAGGGCCGAGCTGGAACGCCTGCTCGCCAAGCGCAGCGATCTGACCGGGCGATGCGAGATCCGCGATGCCGAAGGCGTCGTGACCATGGATGACAAGCCCGGCCAGGTGATCCGCAACGCCAGGGGCACATCGATGTGGTCCGCCATCGAATCGGTGCGCGCGGGCGAGGCGACGGTCGCCGTTTCCTGCGGCAACACCGGCGCGCTGATGGCGCTGTCCACGATCCGCCTGCGCAAGCTGCCCGGCGTCAACCGCCCGGCGATTGCCTGTCTCTGGCCCTCGCGCAATCCGCAGGGCTTCAATGTCATGCTGGATGTCGGCGCCGATATTCGCGCCGATGCGCCCGACCTGCTGCAATATGCGCTGATGGGTTCGGCCTATGCCCGCAACGGGCTCGGGGTCGAGCGTCCGCGTGTCGGGCTGCTGAATGTCGGCACCGAGGAACATAAGGGCCGGGCCGAGATGAAAGAGGCTCATGAACTGATCCTCGGCGCTCAGGAAGATGGCAATTTCGACTATGTCGGTTTTGTCGAGGGGGGCGACCTGCCCTCGGATCGCACCGATGTGATCGTGACCGACGGCTTCACCGGCAATGTCGCGCTGAAGACCGGCGAGGGCACGGCAAAGCTGGTCGGCGATTTCCTGAAAGAAGCCTTCGCCAACTCCATCATGTCGAAATTCGCCGCGCTTCTGGCGCTGAGTTCGCTGAAACGGTTGCAAAAGAGAATAGACCCGCGCAGGGTCAACGGAGGCGTGTTCCTCGGGTTGAACGGTATGGTGGTGAAATCTCATGGATCGGCCGATGCGACCGGCGTGTCGGCGGCGATCAAGCTGGCCTTCCGGCTTGCGCAATCGGGCTTTCAGGACCGTCTGGCAGAGCGCGTCGCCCGCGCCGCCGCCGAAGTCGAAGAGGCCGCCACGCCCCGAACCGATCCCCGCCGAGAGGACCAGATTTCGTGA
- the rpmF gene encoding 50S ribosomal protein L32: MAVPQNRVTRSKRNMRRAHDALSAANPNECPSCGELKRPHHVCPSCGHYADREVVAQTTEIDLDDDAA, from the coding sequence ATGGCTGTCCCTCAGAACCGAGTGACCCGTTCCAAGCGTAACATGCGCCGCGCGCATGACGCCCTGTCGGCGGCGAACCCCAATGAATGCCCGTCCTGCGGCGAGCTGAAGCGCCCGCATCACGTCTGCCCGTCCTGCGGCCATTATGCCGACCGCGAAGTCGTGGCCCAGACGACCGAGATCGACCTGGACGACGACGCGGCCTGA
- the mobA gene encoding molybdenum cofactor guanylyltransferase MobA: MIAPPPAVILAGGRARRMGGGDKLLLEMGGAPILDHILARLRPQAGPIAISANGDPARFARFGLPVLPDPLPDFPGPLAGILAAMIWAEGLGADAVVSVAGDTPFLPEGLVAGLNDSAADSGIALAADHDAGGALRLHPTFGLWPVALRGALKAALADGVRRIRQFAVPQGFGTALFEAAPEASFFNINTPEDLAAARARAPALRK; the protein is encoded by the coding sequence GTGATCGCGCCGCCGCCCGCGGTGATCCTTGCCGGCGGGCGGGCGCGGCGCATGGGGGGCGGCGACAAACTGCTGCTCGAGATGGGCGGGGCGCCGATTCTGGACCATATCCTCGCCCGGCTGCGTCCGCAGGCCGGCCCCATCGCGATCAGCGCCAATGGCGATCCGGCGCGTTTCGCGCGCTTCGGCCTGCCGGTGCTGCCCGATCCCCTGCCCGATTTCCCCGGCCCGCTGGCGGGTATTCTTGCCGCGATGATCTGGGCCGAGGGGCTGGGCGCCGATGCGGTGGTCTCGGTCGCGGGGGACACGCCGTTCCTGCCGGAGGGGCTGGTCGCGGGGTTGAATGACAGCGCCGCGGATTCGGGCATCGCGCTGGCCGCCGATCACGATGCGGGCGGCGCATTGCGGTTGCATCCGACCTTCGGGCTGTGGCCGGTGGCGCTGCGCGGGGCGCTGAAAGCCGCGCTTGCGGATGGGGTGAGACGCATCCGTCAATTCGCAGTGCCGCAGGGTTTCGGGACGGCGCTGTTCGAGGCCGCGCCGGAGGCATCGTTTTTCAACATCAACACGCCCGAGGATCTCGCAGCCGCGCGTGCACGCGCCCCGGCGTTGCGCAAGTGA